In Aspergillus flavus chromosome 3, complete sequence, one genomic interval encodes:
- a CDS encoding putative nonsense-mediated mRNA decay protein — MTSRTDRLAKFFDLVLSGKRPVATVDNFTLLLEAIFEKNNHAACVERIVASPAARNAIHAGIRFNTKPDFLNRHTALFLQYLSDPSIKTLCNGQHLRDIVEVMIEPRTLWNAFMKALQANALTEPAVQAFTWLVIECLTHASANEADMVDDAQTVVSSGSLLKSTSPETRAYGHKLKQVLELKASNTFIEKSDYVPGGRHDNDHADFRQIAIYPTNDESCSVEKPFYRRADEILQLPIEKRVAGHLDNQFRLLREDMLSDIREELQAVKGRKKRRTVTTLKGLSVKEIFNGTERRMTPCGLVITCLQGLEALKARDKEGRKAFLKNDRGYLRHQSFGCLLRGKEIVSFATVDRQIDYLLEDEPKIVLRIIGDDAVRKTLSYFKLYSDLMFLFVDTAVFAYEPILRRLQEKAELPLAEDLLDYQRDSEISSSNIIEERLIKDLDHGVRTLQDVLTSEKPINLDSSQMQAFVSGLTQKVSLIQGPPGTGKSFIGALIAKALFDHSREAMLVMCYTNHALDQFLEDLLDIGITSSAIVRLGSKSSQRIMPLKLSEQHSSNRRTQATYRILDQIKEKSRELREVLNGAFGTYFNFKVNPDTILEYLEFEEPHVYEALTPPVDPGGMTLVGEGGREVTSQYLYNHWVQGKNYPTAISSHLSEQANSVWQTSKSSRQAKVESWTKLLLEEQVANVQGLMSRLDRCEERRGELWSETTREILRTKRIIGCTTTGAAMHARDLGAISPGIVLLEEAGEILESHVLTALGSHTKQLIMIGDHQQLRPKINNYNLSVEKGSGYNLNRSLFERLVLSGFPHSTLAKQHRMVPEVSSLVRNLTYPELLDGDKTMNRPAPRGLQDRVIFISHSYPEGSLGGVADRNDIGGKGSKQNPFEVQLVLRIVRYLGQQGYGTDRLVVLTPYLGQLSLLREELRKETDPILNDLDCYDLVRAGLMTQASAQHIKRPIKLSTIVRANPIADNYQGEESEIVIASLTRSNKNGDIGFMAAPQRLNVLLSRARDVLIMVGNPKTFLSSKKGECVWRPFVDQLQTSGHLYDGLPVKCEQHPKRLAVLQSPDDFDAKCPDGGCEEPCGTKLSCGMHDCPQRCHQLSDHSKMQCKAATDWICPRNHKQLTPCFQKMGHCRRCADEDREVERRRQRDMELDAKRQAKQQEYAHQLAEIQDEIAHERRLQQEKQDEKERQRVLQQTLDDLERLKTRGAERKRETSPGVVNSDQTGQNSQTLPDRSMNISQTASGTTIGPDMMQALSSSEQDWLYQKQYEGAQSKELDQLMGMIGLESIKAKFLNIKSQVDAAFRQNIDFKADRFGSVLLGNPGTGKTTVARIYAKFLTAMGIIPGSFITETTGSRLANGGVSDCEKQLNKILNNGGGVLFIDEAYQLAQNNGPGSQVLDYLLAEVENLTGKVVVVLAGYRRQMEKFFAHNPGLPSRFPHEFIFEDYTEQELLRILEYQINKKFRRNMKVEGGMNGLYCRIVARRIGRQRGHEGFGNARTVENVLARITARQAARLACERRNKAPNQPPIDDFLLTKQDLLGPEPNKALQHCSAWERLQNMIGLTSVKNTVHALLDSIQSNYERELNEKPLVEFTLNRVFLGSPGTGKTTVAKLYGQILVDLGYLSNGEVIVKNPADFIGSVIGGSEQNTKGILASTLGKVLVIDEAYGLFGGGTRDRSGSNTNQYKTAVVDTIVAEVQSLPGDDRCVLLLGYEEQMKEMFQNVNPGLSRRFALDDAFVFEDFSDIELRQILDLKLKDQGFITSDKGAKVAIEILARARNRPHFGNAGEIDILLNGAKVRQQQRRSAKIGNPGIDYLELQDWDPEYDRGEREEINVRMLFQDTIGCEAIINKLEDYRLTVKHLRELEIDPRQHVPFNFLFRGPPGTGKTSTARKMGQVYYDLGLLSSAEVIESSATDLVGQYIGHTGPKTQELLEKSLGKVLLIDEAYRLAEGQFAKEAMDEIVDCITKPNFFQKLIIILAGYDQDINRLININPGLTSRFPEELEFASITPDDCIKLLTKLLQKQKSDFGLKINGFDLDALESPRPEFTKKLRSRFTRLTQTANWANARDIQTISKSIFGVAIKSMRDKKIAICEDLVISKIDAMMSERIKRVTNQSVARNPTLDLLQSQVLGRQPVTPVLTTTFNPPAASKGSAENDERSPPAPSALEAPSDSVTRDDGVSDEVWEQLEQDRQAAKAAEDRYKELLDDERTAEKEVNDLPHPSPVKSSDSDVDTEAKKQREQRRLEELARRAKLENLRKKREAEEKARKKEQQIQQKLRHMGVCVAGFQWIKQQHGYRCAGGSHYISNESLGV, encoded by the exons ATGACGTCTCGTACTGATCGGCTCGCCAAATTTTTCGACCTTGTCCTTAGTGGTAAACGGCCGGTTGCGACTGTCGATAACTTTACGCTGCTACTGGAAGCGATTTTCGAGAAAAACAACCACGCAGCGTGTGTTGAGCGCATCGTCGCCAGCCCCGCTGCCCGAAACGCCATCCACGCAGGTATCCGATTCAACACCAAGCCCGACTTCTTGAACAGACACACAGCTTTATTCCTTCAATACCTTTCTGATCCTTCTATCAAGACACTATGTAATGGCCAGCATCTGCGAGATATTGTCGAAGTTATGATTGAGCCGCGAACTTTGTGGAACGCTTTCATGAAGGCCCTCCAAGCAAATGCCCTTACAGAACCGGCGGTACAAGCCTTTACATGGCTCGTGATCGAATGTCTCACTCACGCGTCTGCCAATGAGGCAGATATGGTGGATGATGCCCAGACCGTGGTCAGCAGTGGCTCTCTTCTGAAATCGACATCACCTGAAACCCGCGCCTATGGCCATAAGCTGAAGCAAGTGTTGGAACTCAAGGCAAGTAACACATTTATTGAAAAATCCGATTATGTTCCAGGAGGTCGGCATGACAATGACCACGCCGACTTTCGCCAAATTGCAATTTATCCAACTAATGACGAGTCTTGCTCGGTCGAGAAACCATTCTATCGGCGTGCGGACGAGATCCTGCAACTGCCCATTGAAAAGCGGGTCGCAGGTCATCTCGATAATCAATTCCGGCTCTTACGAGAGGACATGCTCTCGGACATACGCGAGGAGCTGCAGGCGgtgaaaggaaggaagaagagacgTACAGTCACCACACTCAAGGGACTGTCTGTAAAAGAGATATTCAATGGCACAGAAAGGCGGATGACCCCTTGCGGCCTGGTGATCACCTGTCTGCAAGGCCTAGAAGCTCTGAAAGCCCGGGACAAGGAAGGCCGAAAGGCTTTTCTAAAGAACGACCGCGGTTATCTACGCCATCAGTCATTCGGCTGTCTTCTCCGTGGTAAAGAGATTGTCTCATTTGCCACGGTTGACAGACAAATCGACTACCTTCTCGAGGACGAGCCAAAGATTGTCTTGCGAATTATAGGAGACGATGCTGTGAGAAAGACGCTATCTTATTTCAAACTCTACAGCGACCTCATGTTCCTCTTTGTAGATACTGCTGTGTTCGCCTATGAGCCCATTCTAAGACGCCTTCAGGAGAAAGCGGAGCTTCCTCTTGCAGAGGACCTGTTAGACTACCAACGCGACAGCGAgatctcctcatccaacatCATTGAAGAAAGACTTATCAAGGATCTCGACCATGGCGTGAGAACCCTGCAAGACGTGCTAACCTCCGAGAAACCCATCAATCTCGATTCATCTCAGATGCAAGCATTCGTCTCCGGGCTCACGCAGAAAGTTAGCTTGATTCAGGGCCCACCAG GAACTGGAAAGTCGTTCATCGGCGCTCTGATAGCGAAAGCACTATTTGACCACAGCAGGGAAGCCATGCTTGTGATGTGCTATACGAACCATGCCCTCGACCAGTTCTTGGAAGATCTGCTAGACATTGGGATCACATCATCAGCTATCGTTCGACTCGGCTCCAAATCCTCTCAGCGGATAATGCCGCTCAAGCTCTCTGAACAGCATTCCAGCAACAGGCGGACCCAAGCTACCTATCGAATTCTTGATCAGATAAAGGAAAAAAGTAGGGAGTTGCGTGAGGTCCTCAACGGCGCTTTTGGTACCTATTTCAATTTCAAAGTTAATCCTGACACGATCCTCGAATACCTTGAGTTCGAGGAGCCGCACGTTTATGAAGCACTCACTCCTCCAGTTGATCCCGGGGGGATGACTCTCGTTGGTGAAGGAGGCAGGGAAGTCACCTCTCAATACTTATACAATCACTGGGTGCAAGGGAAGAACTACCCCACGGCCATTTCCAGTCACCTCAGCGAGCAAGCCAACAGTGTGTGGCAAACGAGCAAAAGCTCTCGCCAAGCAAAAGTGGAATCTTGGACCAAACTTCTGCTTGAAGAGCAGGTTGCCAACGTCCAAGGTCTAATGAGTAGACTGGACAGGTGTGAGGAAAGGCGCGGGGAGTTATGGAGCGAAACAACACGCGAGATCCTACGGACTAAACGGATCATCGGATGCACCACGACTGGAGCCGCAATGCATGCTCGAGACCTTGGTGCTATCTCTCCTGGAATTGTGCTCTTAGAAGAAGCCGGAGAGATTCTAGAGTCGCACGTCCTCACTGCCTTAGGATCTCACACTAAGCAGCTGATCATGATCGGTGACCACCAGCAACTGCGACCAAAGATCAACAATTATAACCTGTCTGTAGAAAAGGGTTCGGGGTACAATCTTAATCGGTCACTCTTTGAACGATTGGTGTTGTCGGGATTCCCTCATTCCACCTTGGCAAAACAGCACCGCATGGTGCCTGAAGTGTCTTCGCTCGTGCGCAATCTTACTTACCCTGAGCTCCTGGACGGTGACAAGACTATGAACCGGCCCGCCCCGAGAGGTCTCCAGGATCGGGTCATCTTCATTAGCCATAGCTATCCGGAGGGCAGTTTAGGTGGGGTGGCTGACAGAAATGATATTGGTGGTAAAGGAAGCAAGCAAAACCCTTTCGAGGTGCAACTGGTTCTCAGGATCGTTCGATATCTCGGCCAGCAAGGGTACGGGACAGACAGGTTGGTGGTACTTACTCCTTATCTGGGtcaactttctcttctccgtgAGGAATTGCGTAAAGAAACAGACCCTATACTCAATGACCTGGACTGCTATGACCTCGTCCGTGCGGGGTTGATGACCCAAGCGAGCGCTCAGCATATCAAGCGACCGATTAAATTGTCCACCATCG TACGTGCTAATCCAATCGCAGATAATTATCAAGGTGAAGAGAGTGAAATCGTGATCGCGAGCCTAACGAGAAGCAACAAGAATGGAGACATCGGCTTTATGGCGGCCCCACAGCGGCTCAACGTGCTCCTCTCTCGCGCTCGAGATGTCCTAATCATGGTCGGAAACCCGAAGACTTTTCTTAGTAGTAAGAAAGGGGAATGTGTTTGGCGGCCTTTTGTTGATCAGCTGCAAACGAGCGGACATCTGTACGACGGTCTCCCGGTGAAATGTGAGCAACATCCCAAGAGACTAGCAGTTCTCCAATCGCCTGACGATTTTGACGCAAAATGTCCTGATGGAGGGTGCGAAGAGCCGTG TGGAACAAAACTAAGCTGCGGAATGCACGACTGTCCCCAGCGGTGTCATCAGCTGTCAGATCACTCTAAGATGCAATGTAAAGCGGCTACAGATTGGATATGTCCGCGCAATCATAAACAATTAACGCCATGCTTCCAAAAAATGGGGCATTGTCGTCGTTGTGCTGATGAAGATAGGGAGGTTGAGCGCCGACGGCAGAGGGATATGGAACTTGATGCAAAACGACAAGCCAAGCAGCAAGAATATGCGCATCAGCTAGCCGAAATTCAAGATGAGATTGCCCATGAGAGACGACTCCAGCAGGAAAAgcaggatgagaaagaaCGGCAGCGTGTTCTTCAACAAACCCTCGACGATCTTGAACGATTGAAAACTCGTGGCGCCGAACGCAAAAGAGAAACCTCGCCGGGCGTTGTCAACTCAGACCAGACCGGCCAAAACTCTCAAACGCTTCCCGATCGGAGCATGAATATCAGCCAGACAGCGTCAGGGACCACGATCGGCCCCGACATGATGCAAGCTTTATCTTCCTCTGAGCAAGACTGGCTATACCAAAAGCAGTACGAAGGCGCACAAAGCAAGGAGTTAGACCAGCTAATGGGGATGATCGGGCTAGAGAGCATCAAAGCCAAGtttctcaatatcaaatcCCAAGTCGACGCAGCGTTCAGGCAGAACATTGATTTCAAAGCTGACCGATTTGGCTCAGTCCTCCTCGGAAACCCAGGAACGGGTAAAACTACCGTTGCACGTATCTACGCGAAATTCCTCACGGCTATGGGTATCATCCCTGGTAGCTTTATCACTGAGACCACAGGATCGCGACTCGCCAATGGTGGCGTGTCTGACTGCGAAAAGCAACTAAACAAGATACTAAACAATGGTGGTGGCGTGCTTTTTATTGACGAGGCTTATCAGTTGGCTCAAAATAACGGTCCCGGCTCACAAGTCCTTGACTACCTGCTTGCCGAAGTCGAGAATCTCACAGGAAAGGTGGTCGTGGTTCTTGCAGGATATCGACGGCAGATGGAGAAGTTTTTTGCTCATAATCCCGGTCTTCCCAGTCGGTTCCCGCATGAATTTATCTTTGAGGACTACACTGAgcaggagcttcttcggaTTCTTGAGTATCAGATCAATAAGAAGTTCAGACGCAACATGAAGGTTGAGGGCGGTATGAACGGTTTATATTGTCGGATCGTTGCTCGTCGGATTGGCAGACAACGTGGCCATGAAGGCTTTGGGAATGCGCGTACTGTGGAAAATGTCCTCGCCCGCATCACAGCGCGCCAGGCAGCACGATTAGCCTGTGAAAGAAGGAACAAAGCCCCAAATCAACCCCCCATCGATGATTTCCTGCTCACAAAGCAAGACCTTCTCGGTCCAGAGCCCAATAAAGCATTGCAGCATTGTTCTGCTTGGGAAAGGCTGCAGAATATGATTGGTCTGACGTCCGTCAAGAATACCGTACACGCTTTATTAGACAGTATACAAAGTAATTACGAGCGCGAGCTAAATGAGAAGCCTTTAGTCGAATTCACACTTAACCGCGTGTTCCTTGGGTCACCCGGAACAGGTAAGACGACGGTGGCCAAACTTTATGGGCAGATTCTTGTTGACCTTGGATACTTGTCGAACGGTGAAG TGATAGTCAAGAACCCAGCGGACTTCATAGGGAGTGTCATCGGCGGATCTGAGCAAAATACGAAAGGTATCCTGGCATCCACACTAGGGAAGGTTCTCGTTATCGATGAAGCCTATGGTCTTTTCGGGGGTGGAACTCGCGACAGAAGCGGCTCAAACACCAACCAATATAAGACCGCTGTGGTTGATACAATAGTCGCAGAGGTGCAGAGCCTCCCAGGTGATGATCGCTGTGTTCTATTATTGGGTTATGAGGAGCAAATGAAGGAGATGTTCCAAAATGTCAATCCAGGGTTATCCAGGCGATTTGCTCTCGATgatgcttttgtttttgaggACTTCTCTGATATAGAACTGCGGCAAATCCTTGATCTTAAGTTAAAAGATCAGGGGTTTATCACGTCCGACAAGGGTGCAAAGGTAGCGATAGAAATTCTCGCTCGTGCTCGCAACCGTCCGCACTTTGGCAATGCAGGAGAAATTGACATTCTATTGAATGGCGCTAAGGTCCGACAGCAACAGCGACGGTCTGCCAAAATCGGGAACCCTGGGATCGACTACTTGGAGCTTCAAGACTGGGATCCAGAATATGATCgaggagaacgagaagaGATAAATGTCCGGATGCTATTCCAAGACACCATTGGCTGCGaagctataattaataagctTGAGGACTACCGCCTGACCGTTAAACACCTCCGAGAGCTTGAGATTGACCCAAGGCAACACGTGCCGTTCAACTTCCTTTTCCGGGGGCCTCCAGGAACAGGGAAAACAAGTACAGCCAGGAAGATGGGCCAGGTGTACTATGATTTGGGTTTGCTATCATCCGCGGAGGTCATCGAAAGCTCAGCAACCGATTTGGTGGGGCAATATATCGGGCATACCGGTCCTAAGACACAGGAGCTGCTAGAGAAATCACTTGGGAAGGTTCTCCTTATTGACGAGGCATATAGACTCGCGGAAGGACAATTCGCAAAGGAGGCAATGGATGAAATTGTCGACTGCATTACAAAACCCAACTTCTTCCAGAAACTTATTATCATTTTAGCAGGATACGACCAGGACATCAATCGTCTCATAAACATCAACCCGGGCTTGACTAGTCGGTTCCCGGAAGAGCTTGAGTTCGCCAGTATTACACCCGATGATTGCATCAAACTTCTCACGAAGCTACTTCAGAAACAGAAATCTGATTTTGGGTTGAAAATAAACGGGTTTGACCTGGACGCATTGGAGTCTCCGCGGCCTGAGTTTACGAAGAAATTGCGGAGTCGTTTCACCAGACTTACTCAGACCGCGAACTGGGCCAATGCGCGTGATATCCAAACAATCTCGAAATCAATCTTTGGAGTTGCAATTAAGTCGATGCGAGATAAGAAGATCGCCATCTGCGAGGATCTTGTCATTAGTAAGATTGACGCCATGATGTCCGAGCGCATCAAGCGCGTAACAAATCAATCCGTGGCAAGGAATCCTACGCTCGATTTACTCCAATCCCAGGTTCTCGGTCGGCAGCCCGTTACGCCAGTGCTAACCACAACATTCAACCCGCCTGCAGCCTCTAAAGGCTCAGCCGAAAACGATGAACGTTCGCCTCCAGCACCCTCAGCACTCGAGGCCCCTTCGGACTCTGTCACCAGGGACGATGGGGTATCGGATGAAGTATGGGAGCAACTAGAGCAAGACAGACAGGCCGcaaaagcagcagaagatcGATATAAAGAGCTGCTCGATGACGAACGCACCGCGGAAAAGGAAGTTAACGACCTCCCTCATCCTTCACCTGTCAAATCGTCTGACTCAGATGTCGACACGGAAGCAAAGAAACAGCGCGAACAGCGCCGGCTAGAAGAGCTAGCCAGACGGGCTAAGTTGGAAAATCTTCGCAAGAAGCGTG